Proteins from one Candida orthopsilosis Co 90-125, chromosome 2 draft sequence genomic window:
- a CDS encoding Pde2 cyclic nucleotide phosphodiesterase (high affinity), whose protein sequence is MLEILSLYKDIPTFKVKSKHRTYEQQHNKHFATFKLLIEYLFKKGSQEADINHPILVILPSPKEDKHQHRHHHHHHHHKDRQHHHSRQQTSHTSLESLSFKDKVILLDYFFGHLNIVIIPHDHDDYPSLQHQLNSIIDKLYHRISRIGIWSGTTMVQNAFDTKHRIPTMAELLYKNITRSQHATQHLFKLKQLLLSEIDFFSLLSNTSDEHLSYLCSTVGNWAFPAHELSNDDLVYCVYLMINYALQQVLRQQEKDANFVEGLHFPNRNELLAIIFIVRDTYRSGNPFHNFRHAVDVLQACFHFLIRLGCLPQFKQFIIDPYQVVNFALSKNEGYVELIATDRVFSSVDLTSILSEAMGSNKSSTSSLSRPDSPTNSEVSAASVVKQPSTPSLNLIQTLGLLVAALGHDVGHPGTTNAFMIKNRTPTSLVYNDRSVLESYHASIFINKVLNVCWPSLLQTKIDKDSLLNLHDLIVSSILATDMGEHFEYMSKLKNFSASTKATTTHDGDRDAEAGTHEPMSNDNRTKLISALLIKCADISNVTRPLRVSSQWAVVLQREFDEVNQLDQLLNKQQQQQQSTNDDDEADIDTDTTTRSSISSSIASFTDDAQGAEWVLELEDEIEYENLPFELNEILHNKPNIPSGQLFFIGTFAENLFNNISQVYPNLSYTCQIINDNKQYWLKRKSESK, encoded by the coding sequence ATGCTTGAAATACTATCGTTATACAAGGATATCCCTACATTTAAagtgaaatcaaaacataGGACTTATGAACAGCAGCATAATAAGCATTTTGCGACGTTTAAGTTGTTGATAGAGTATTTGTTTAAGAAAGGTAGTCAAGAAGCAGATATAAACCACCCTATTCTTGTTATACTTCCTTCTccaaaagaagataaacatcaacatcgtcatcatcatcatcatcaccatcacaaAGATCGCCAACACCACCATAGCCGCCAACAGACCTCTCATACACTGTTGGAGCTGCTTCTGTTTAAAGACAAGGTCATTTTACTAGATTACTTCTTTGGCCATTTGAACATTGTCATTATACCGCATGATCATGATGATTATCCTTCATTACAACATCAACTCAACTCCATTATCGATAAACTATATCATAGAATATCTCGCATTGGTATTTGGTCAGGCACAACTATGGTCCAAAATGCATTTGATACTAAACACAGAATACCGACAATGGCAGAACTATTGTATAAAAACATTACTCGATCACAACATGCTACTCAacatttattcaaattaaagcaattgttgttgtcaGAAATTGACTTTTTCAGTTTGTTATCGAATACTTCGGATGAACATTTATCTTACCTTTGTTCAACTGTGGGCAACTGGGCATTTCCAGCTCATGAATTAtccaatgatgatttagtTTACTGTGTTTATTTAATGATTAATTATGCATTACAACAGGTGTTAagacaacaagaaaaagacgCAAACTTTGTCGAGGGTTTACATTTCCCCAATAGGAACGAGTTGTTAGCtattattttcattgttaGGGATACTTATAGGTCGGGAAATCCATTTCATAATTTCCGTCATGCTGTTGATGTCTTGCAAGcttgttttcattttttaaTCAGATTAGGATGTTTACCTCAGtttaaacaatttattattgATCCTTATCAAGTGGTTAATTTTGCATTGAGTAAAAATGAGGGTTATGTGGAGTTGATTGCTACTGATCGAGTATTCAGTCTGGTTGATTTGACTCTGATTTTATCTGAAGCGATGGGTAGCAACAAGAGCTCCACTTCATCATTGAGTAGACCGGACTCGCCTACAAATTCAGAGGTTTCGGCTGCATCGGTCGTGAAACAACCTTCGACGCCAAGCTTGAATTTAATACAAACTTTGGGTTTATTAGTTGCTGCGTTGGGTCACGATGTGGGCCATCCAGGAACAACAAACGCATTTATGATCAAGAATAGGACTCCTACATCACTAGTTTACAATGATCGTTCAGTTTTGGAATCATATCATGCATCaatatttatcaacaaagtaCTTAACGTATGTTGGCCTAGTTTGctacaaacaaaaattgacaaagatTCACTATTGAATTTACatgatttgattgtgtCATCGATTTTGGCTACTGATATGGGAGAGCACTTTGAATACATGTCTAAATTGAAGAACTTTAGTGCTAGTACTAAGGCAACTACTACTCATGATGGTGATAGAGATGCAGAAGCTGGAACTCATGAGCCTATGAGCAATGACAACAGAACCAAGTTAATTTCTGCTTTGCTTATCAAATGTGCTGATATATCAAATGTCACTAGACCATTACGCGTTTCATCACAATGGGCAGTCGTCTTGCAACGTGAATTTGACGAAGTCAACCAACTCgatcaattgttgaacaaacaacaacagcaacaacaatctaCTAacgatgacgatgaagcCGATATTGACACAGATACAACCACCAGATCCTCAATCTCATCCTCTATAGCATCATTCACCGATGATGCACAAGGAGCAGAATGGGTTCTTGAACTAGAAGATGAAATCGAATATGAAAATTTaccatttgaattgaatgaaatacTACATAATAAGCCAAATATCCCTCTGGGACAATTATTTTTCATAGGTACATTCGCTGAAAATTTGTTTAATAATATCAGTCAAGTGTATCCTAATTTGAGTTATACTTGTCAAATCATTAATGATAATAAACAGTATTGgttgaagaggaaaagTGAACTGAagtga
- a CDS encoding Lys2 large subunit of heterodimeric alpha-aminoadipate reductase, giving the protein MSDFWVEYLDNPTLPVLPHDYLKPANNKSVEGNLSFSIADKVSDFTTGLAVFAALVYRLTGDEDIVISTDESPGSCEFIIRLNLTPELKFSELEDKVRNEFENNVKQINYRTLTEISEKIKITKKLEDNPGLFKVSYQHSNPNQQLNTTVQGSVRDLAIYRDGTEYTIFYNALLYSHDRIKIFSEQFTHFVAEVLKDPSVVITKVNLVTPTQRANLPDPTIDLDWSGYRGAIQDIFQSNAEKHPEKTCVVETASFMDPNSKTRHFTYKQINQASNIVGNYLKHTGIKKGDIVMIYAYRGVDLMVAVMGVLKAGATFSVIDPAYPPARQNVYLSVAKPRGLIGLEKAGTLDNLVTDYINNELDVITSIPQLKINDDGSLVGGKVDGKDVLEEYAKFKDQPTGVLVGPDSNPTLSFTSGSEGIPKGVLGRHYSLAYYFPWMAKRFGLSENDKFTMLSGIAHDPIQRDMFTPLFLGAQLLVPTADDIGTPGKLAEWMAEYGATVTHLTPAMGQLLSAEATTAIPSLHHAFFVGDILTKRDCLRLQTLAENVYIVNMYGTTETQRSVSYFEIESRKTNPNYLKNLKDVMPAGTGMQKVQLLVVNRNDRSQTCGVGEVGEIYVRAAGLAEGYRGLPDLNAAKFITNWYVNPNKWIEEDKAKSADEPWRSAGWLGPRDRMYRSGDLGRYLPDGNVECCGRADDQVKIRGFRIELGEIDTHLSQHPLVRENVTLVRRDKNEEPTLISYIVPKDSPELSNFKSEFDEDAEEAQDPIVKGLVAYRELIRDIKAYLKKKLASYAIPTIIVPLVKLPLNPNGKVDKPKLPFPDTAQLVAVSRLSQSAKDIEATEKEELSDLEQQIKDLWFEVLPNRPSSISKSDSFFDLGGHSILGTRMIFELRKKLNVEIPLGVIFKNPTVEQFAKEVEKVLKGDKDFEFAGSNKDNGDAEKDDSEKEVAIDYAQDAKNLSSVALHANYDSLEAFPGELVNVFLTGATGFLGSFIIRDLLEARKGKLDIKVYAHVRASTKEAGLERIRQTGVTYGIWQDSWKDHIEVVLGDLSKEHFGLPEAEWKQLTNTIDVIIHNGAFVHWVYPYSQLRDANVIGTINVLNMAGEGRPKNFAFVSSTSTLDTDYFVNLSDELLKQGKDGISESDDLEGSAKGLGNGYGQSKWAAEYIVRRAGERGLRGCIIRPGYVTGFSQTGASNTDDFLLRMLKGATELGYYPDITNNVNMVPVDHVARVVTSTALSPPSDIALTVAQVTGHPRIQFNEFLGCLKSYGYDINPLDYPVWTSKLETFVVDESKESALFPLLHFVLDNLPQDTKAPELDDTNARTSLKKDAAYTGVDLSAGKGVTLDQMGVYISYLIKIGFLPKPQGKGEKELIQVELSDETLTLIEQGAGGRGSAAK; this is encoded by the coding sequence GTACGAAAtgagtttgaaaacaatgttAAACAGATCAATTATCGAACATTGACTGAAATTTCGGAAAAGATTAAAATTACTAAAAAGTTGGAAGACAATCCTGGTCTTTTCAAAGTGTCGTATCAACATTCAAACCCTAATCAGCAATTGAACACCACTGTTCAGGGGTCGGTTAGAGACTTGGCTATTTACAGAGATGGGACAGAGTATACTATTTTTTACAATGCTTTATTGTATTCTCACGACAGGATCAAGATATTCAGCGAGCAATTCACTCATTTTGTTGCGGAGGTTTTGAAAGACCCAAGCGTTGTCATCACCAAAGTGAATTTGGTAACACCCACACAAAGAGCCAACTTACCTGACCCAACTATCGATTTAGACTGGTCAGGATATCGTGGTGCTATACAGGACATCTTTCAATCGAATGCTGAGAAACATCCAGAGAAAACCTGTGTTGTCGAAACTGCATCCTTCATGGATCCCAATTCGAAAACAAGACACTTTACCTACAAACAAATTAATCAAGCATCAAATATAGTGGGTAATTATTTAAAACATACCGGGATTAAAAAGGGAGATATTGTAATGATATATGCCTACCGTGGTGTCGACTTGATGGTTGCAGTAATGGGGGTTTTGAAAGCAGGAGCCACTTTTTCAGTCATTGATCCAGCTTATCCACCAGCGAGACAGAATGTTTACCTTTCTGTTGCTAAGCCAAGAGGATTGATAGGTTTGGAGAAGGCAGGAACTTTGGATAATTTAGTCACTGACTACATCAATAATGAGTTGGATGTTATTACCTCCATtcctcaattgaaaatcaatgatgatggttCCTTGGTGGGCGGTAAAGTCGATGGAAAGGATGTTCTTGAGGAGTATGCCAAATTCAAGGATCAACCAACTGGAGTTCTTGTTGGCCCCGACTCAAACCCAACATTGTCCTTCACTTCTGGCTCTGAAGGTATTCCAAAAGGTGTTCTTGGCCGTCATTACTCATTAGCATACTACTTCCCTTGGATGGCAAAGAGATTTGGGTTATCagaaaatgataaattCACAATGTTATCAGGTATTGCTCACGATCCTATCCAAAGAGATATGTTTACTCCATTGTTTCTTGGTGCACAATTATTAGTTCCTACTGCTGATGATATTGGTACACCAGGAAAATTGGCTGAATGGATGGCAGAGTACGGAGCCACAGTGACACATTTGACCCCAGCTATGGGTCAATTATTGAGTGCTGAAGCAACTACCGCTATCCCATCATTACACCATGCGTTCTTTGTTGGTGATATCTTAACTAAAAGAGACTGTTTGAGGTTACAAACATTGGCCGAGAATGTTTACATTGTCAATATGTATGGTACTACTGAAACGCAAAGATCTGTGTcctattttgaaattgaaagcaGAAAGACTAATCCTAATTacttgaagaatttgaaagatgttATGCCTGCTGGAACTGGTATGCAAAAAGTACAGCTTTTAGTTGTGAATAGAAATGATAGATCACAAACATGTGGTGTGGGTGAAGTAGGGGAGATTTATGTTCGTGCGGCTGGTTTGGCTGAAGGTTACCGTGGATTGCCAGATTTAAATGCAGCGAAGTTTATCACCAACTGGTATGTTAATCCAAATAAATGGATTGAGGAAGATAAAGCAAAAAGTGCTGATGAACCCTGGAGAAGTGCTGGTTGGCTCGGTCCAAGAGATAGAATGTACAGATCTGGTGATTTGGGTAGATATTTACCAGATGGTAACGTTGAGTGTTGTGGTAGAGCTGATGATCAAGTTAAGATTAGAGGATTCAGAATCGAGTTGGGTGAAATTGATACTCATTTGTCGCAACACCCATTAGTGAGGGAAAATGTAACATTGGTGAGAAGAGATAAAAACGAAGAACCTACACTTATTTCCTACATTGTTCCTAAAGATTCACCAGAGTTgtctaatttcaaatctgagtttgatgaagatgccGAAGAAGCACAAGATCCAATTGTTAAAGGATTGGTTGCTTATAGAGAGTTGATTAGGGATATCAAAGCatacttgaaaaagaaattagCATCATATGCAATTCCAACAATCATTGTCCCCCTTGTTAAACTCCCCTTGAACCCAAATGGTAAAGTTGATAAACCTAAATTGCCATTTCCAGACACCGCTCAGCTTGTTGCTGTTTCTAGATTGAGTCAATCTGCCAAGGACATTGAAGCTACCGAAAAGGAGGAATTGTCCGATTTGGAGCAACAAATTAAAGATCTTTGGTTTGAAGTTTTGCCCAACCGACCTTCAAGTATTAGCAAATCAGATTCATTCTTTGATTTAGGTGGTCATTCAATCTTAGGAACAAGAATGATTTTCgaattgagaaaaaaattgaatgttgaaattCCACTTGGTGTAATTTTCAAGAACCCAAcagttgaacaatttgctaaagaagttgaaaaagtgcTCAAGGGAGATAAGGATTTTGAGTTTGCCGGGTCAAATAAAGACAATGGGGATGCTGAGAAAGATGACAGTGAGAAAGAAGTTGCCATCGATTACGCTCAAGATGCAAAGAACTTGTCGTCTGTGGCTTTACACGCAAACTACGACTCGTTGGAAGCTTTTCCAGGGGAATTGGTCAATGTTTTTCTAACCGGTGCCACTGGGTTTTTAGGTTCATTCATCATTCGTGATTTATTAGAGGCAAGAAAAGGTAAACTTGATATCAAGGTTTATGCCCATGTCAGGGCTTCTACCAAAGAAGCTGGATTAGAAAGAATTCGTCAAACTGGTGTCACGTATGGTATCTGGCAAGATTCATGGAAAGATCATATTGAAGTTGTTCTTGGGGATCTCTCTAAGGAACACTTCGGCTTGCCAGAAGCAGAATGgaaacaattgacaaacACCATCGATGTGATCATCCATAATGGTGCATTTGTTCACTGGGTCTACCCATATTCTCAATTACGCGATGCAAACGTGATTGGTACCATCAATGTCCTCAACATGGCAGGTGAAGGTAGGCCAAAGAATTTTGCCTTTGTCTCATCCACATCAACTCTTGATACTGATTATTTCGTCAACTTGTCGGATGAGTTATTGAAACAAGGTAAAGATGGTATTTCGGAATCTGATGACTTGGAAGGTTCAGCTAAAGGATTAGGCAATGGATACGGTCAATCCAAATGGGCTGCTGAGTACATTGTTCGTCGTGCTGGAGAACGTGGGTTACGTGGTTGTATCATACGTCCAGGGTATGTCACTGGGTTCTCTCAAACTGGTGCTTCTAATACTGATGACTTTTTATTGAGAATGTTGAAAGGAGCTACTGAGTTGGGTTATTATCCTGATATCACAAACAATGTGAATATGGTTCCCGTAGATCATGTTGCTAGGGTAGTTACATCTACTGCATTGAGTCCACCTAGTGATATTGCATTGACGGTTGCACAAGTGACTGGTCATCCTAGAATCCAATTTAACGAATTCTTGGGATGTTTGAAATCTTATGGATATGACATCAATCCATTGGATTACCCTGTATGGACTAGTAAATTGGAGACatttgtagttgatgaaCTGAAGGAGAGTGCATTGTTCCCATTGTTGCATTTTGTTTTAGATAATTTGCCACAAGATACTAAGGCACCAGAATTGGATGACACTAATGCTAGAACGTCGTTGAAGAAGGATGCAGCTTACACTGGTGTTGATTTGAGTGCTGGAAAGGGTGTCACTTTAGACCAAATGGGTGTTTATATCAGttatttgatcaagatcGGATTTTTGCCTAAACCTCAAGGAAAAGGTGAAAAGGAGTTGATTCAAGTTGAGCTTAGTGATGAGACTTTGACATTGATTGAACAGGGTGCAGGTGGAAGAGGATCAGCCGCAAAGTAG